In Janibacter sp. CX7, a single genomic region encodes these proteins:
- a CDS encoding DUF4333 domain-containing protein, producing MTQPPTPPGQPGPHQPYGQQPHGQQPYGQPQGQQQPYGQQPYGQQPYGQQGTNPYGGHPGGTPPTKGGVPAWAWIAGAVALVLALVCCGGIGLVALGDDDDETTTASSTAPPTTTTEPTTTTEPTTTTEPTTEPTTEPTTPSTTTTPSSTYSPSSTQSVPPAPAGTPNTSSRHQLSADDLEGQIARGMSQYGHTKSDINCIGGIVLIKGRTATCTAPVPGDSSRTSTVNVEVAWAIQTSTQLRYYLTFNQRT from the coding sequence ATGACGCAGCCGCCCACCCCTCCGGGCCAGCCCGGTCCCCACCAGCCCTACGGCCAGCAGCCCCATGGTCAGCAGCCCTACGGCCAGCCGCAGGGACAGCAGCAGCCGTACGGTCAGCAGCCCTACGGCCAGCAGCCGTACGGTCAGCAGGGCACCAACCCCTACGGAGGTCACCCCGGCGGGACCCCGCCGACCAAGGGTGGCGTCCCGGCGTGGGCCTGGATCGCTGGCGCGGTCGCCCTCGTCCTGGCCCTCGTGTGCTGCGGCGGGATCGGTCTGGTGGCGCTCGGCGACGATGACGACGAGACGACCACGGCCTCGTCGACGGCCCCGCCCACGACGACCACAGAGCCCACGACGACCACAGAGCCCACGACGACCACCGAGCCGACCACCGAGCCGACCACGGAGCCGACGACCCCGTCGACGACCACCACACCCTCGTCGACCTACTCGCCGTCGTCCACGCAGTCGGTCCCCCCGGCCCCCGCGGGCACGCCCAACACGAGCAGCCGGCACCAGCTGAGCGCCGACGACCTCGAGGGGCAGATCGCGCGTGGCATGAGCCAGTACGGCCACACGAAGTCGGACATCAACTGCATCGGCGGCATCGTCCTCATCAAGGGCCGCACGGCCACGTGCACCGCGCCCGTCCCCGGTGACTCGAGCCGCACCTCGACGGTCAACGTCGAGGTCGCCTGGGCGATCCAGACCTCGACCCAGCTGCGCTACTACCTGACCTTCAACCAGCGCACCTGA